The following is a genomic window from Paenibacillus thiaminolyticus.
GAATACAAAACCTTTGCAGCACGCCTGTCTTTTTGACAATGAATGTCCCGAGTACGAGCAGCGCGACGGCCAAAAATATCGTGTTCACTTGATTAAGTGCCAATGTCATCGTTGTCCCTCCCTAAAATGGCCATGATGGCTTCATTCGTCAAGTAAGCACCTAACTTTACGGTTCTGCCCTGTTCGTCTACGGCCGGATTCACTTCGCAAATATCAAAAGAAAGCGCTTTCGAATGTGATGCTGCCGCTCGGATAAGGCTGCGGACAATCATCGGATTCAATCCGAAAGGGGACGGGGCGCTGACTCCCGGCGCAAATGCCGCATTGATCACGTCGGTGCACAGGGTAAGCATCACATAATCGTGCTGGTCGATAAATTCGTGCAAGGCGGATGTAATCTCATCCATCAGTCCATCCTGCATCTCTTCTTCCAAAATATAGCCCGCGCCAAGCTCGTCCGCCTTGTCGAACAGCTCCTGGGTATTGCCGAAGCGCTGAATGCCGAGCACAAAATAATGGCTGTTGCGGTCCTGCTCCAATATTTGGCGGAACATCGTGCCCGAGGAAGGCTGCTGGTCATAGGCGCGCAAATCGAAATGAGCGTCAATGTTGATGATGCCCAGCGAAGCGTCTGCGCCGATATAGCGGCGGACCCCTAGATAATGCCCATACAGCGTCTCATGGCCTCCGCCTAATATAATCGGAGTAGCCGCTGCGGACAGGATGCGGTAGACCGCCTGGCCCAATGCTTCCTGGGCTTCTTCCAGCTGTTCGCCGCGGCAGCTTATATTGCCGGCGTCGGCAAGCCGATGGCCTTCCTCGGCTCTCAAGGAATGCTTGCAAGCGCCCGCCGGATCGCATTCGGAGCTTGTGCCGCCCCGACTCGGCCCTGATTCCGCCGCACGCCTTCCTCGCATTCAAACCCGATAATGGCGCAAGTCTTGGCAGAGGCAGCAGAGGCAGTCTGCCATGTATCCAGATCGATCGGTTCCACGATTTGATGGTAGCGGAAGCTGCTTCTTCTCTCTGCATGATCCGTCCGTCCGGTCCACACATCAGATCCAACCTTGTTTTGCAATTTTCCCATCCTCTCTATGAGTTTCTGACCTGTATTCGGTTGTTTGTATTATTATAAGATGACATTCTTATAATTTAAAATATATAATATTAATAAATTAATAGCTTGGAGTTATAAATTAGAAAGGAAGATAGCGTTGGACATCAAGCAATTGTTTTATTTCGTGACGGTTGCCGATCAGTTGAGCTACTCCAAAGCGGCGCAAAACTGCATATTTCCCAGCCTTCGTTAAGCAACGCCATTAAAATCTGGAGCATGAGGTCGGTTCGCCCTTGCTGGAACGAAGCACCCGAAAAATAGAGATGACGGACGCCGGCAAAGTGCTGTATAACAAATCGCTTCAGCTCCTGTCCCATATGAACATTTTGAAAAGGAGATGCAAGAGGTAAGGCTGACGGGAAGCGGGAGCTTATCATCGGCATGATCGAGTCGGTGAGGCATTGGGTTCCGAAAGTCATTCGCGAATACCAGGGCCGGTTCCTTCGATACGGATCAAGCTAATCGAGGTGTTGAGCCGGAAGGCGGTCATCGATTCCTTGCGGAAATATCATACCCATCTCATCATTACCAATCAGTGTATTGAGGAGGAGGACATCGAATCGCTTCCTTTATATAAGGAGAAATTGGTGCTCGTGCTGCACCGGGATCACCCTCTGTCCGTGAAGGAATCCATTACCTTTACAGAGCTGGCCGAGGAGCCTTTTATTATTAGCATGGAGGGTTCCAGACGAGGGAGGATATTTTGAAAGCCTTCGCGCTTGAAGAAGCATCCCCGAACATCCAATTTGAAATTGAACGCTTTGAGACCGCTTTGACACTCGTCCGAGAAAATCTGGGGGTTGCCATCATCCCTGAAAATTATCTAGTTGAACCGAAGGATGCCTCCATGGTCCGGAAAATGATGGATTCGCCTGCGCTCGAACGAACGGTGTATCTAACGTATATGAAAAACCGCTATTTGGCTCCCGCGGTCCAGAGCTTCCTGGAAGACATTCAACGGTGCTTCGCCTCAGACCACAAAGCCAACGTCTGACGGACGTTGGCTGCGCCGCTCGCGATGGAGCAGATCTCTCTAGCGCTGGTAAATCTGCCGATAGCGGGCCGGCGTAATGCGCTCGAATTTTTTGAACGTTTTGATGAAATAGCTTGGTTCGCTGAACCCGAGATCGTTGCTGATCTGCGAGACGGACAGCTCCGTCGTCTCCAGCAGCTGCTTGGCCCATTCCATCTTCAGGCGGGGGATGAACACGGAGAAGTTCTCTCCGGTCTCCTTCGTAAAGATGCGGCTGAAATAGCTCGGACTGACATGACAGAGGACCGCCATATCGGCCAGCTTCACATTTTCGCTTTTATGACTATAAATATAATCGAATGCCGGCTGCAGAATCGGGTTGGACGCTTCCGTTCTCTGCTGGGTCATGCTGTTGATGTGACTGTTGAGCAGCGTGTTTTCCAGTTCGCTTTTCATGGTCTGAATATTGCGGAACGCATGATCGGCCAACGAATCGATGATCGGGTTATTGCCGGTTAACGCTTGCCGGTACATGTCGATGGTCGCATTTTTATGAATCGCTTCCTCTACAATATAATTGCATAGATGATACAGCATCTCCGAGATCGTCACCACTTCGTCATACGACAGGACCGGCAGCGAATCGTAGTCCTGCTCCAGGGTGCGGAATTTGGCGTTGGCGACGGCATTGGAGGGACGCGTCACGATCTGCTCCAGGTCCATCGGGTTGTCGCGCAGCTTGACCTGACCGGCCATGATGGCGCCCATATATTGATTGTGAACGATAATCGGGATGGCAATATCGACAATATTGAAGTGGCAAAGGTAGATATAAGGCTTGTTCAGCCGCACCGCTTCCAGACCGCCCCGAGCGTCGCATTTTTGGCAGTAGGGCGACAAGGCTTCGTCCCGGCGTATCGCCTGGCAGAAGCTCTGGCAGTGACTGTGCTTCGTGACGGGCACGCCTTTATAATCGGTCGTGATGACGGCCATTTTCGTAACGAGAGAGAGCGAGTCCTGCAGCGTCTGCCATTTTTCCATATCAATGATGCTGTCCAAATGAAACCGCGAGGTCATAATCACTCATTCTCCTTCCGTACGCTCTTCCCTATTATAGCACATAATAATCGGATGACAGGACAAGATAATACTATTTTTGAATAAGAGGATAAGAAAATACGATGAGAAAGCGCTTTATTTTGCAGGGATAGTTCCATGATCTTGTACCCGGCCGCAACTATAATGGAAGTGGAAGTTCACACAACACAGAGGAGGATTACGCAAATGAGAAAAGCGTTTATCAGTCCAGCCAAATATGTACAAGGTGAAAATGAACTCTTGAATCTCGGATATTTTATCAAAACCT
Proteins encoded in this region:
- the hutG gene encoding formimidoylglutamase, which codes for MRGRRAAESGPSRGGTSSECDPAGACKHSLRAEEGHRLADAGNISCRGEQLEEAQEALGQAVYRILSAAATPIILGGGHETLYGHYLGVRRYIGADASLGIINIDAHFDLRAYDQQPSSGTMFRQILEQDRNSHYFVLGIQRFGNTQELFDKADELGAGYILEEEMQDGLMDEITSALHEFIDQHDYVMLTLCTDVINAAFAPGVSAPSPFGLNPMIVRSLIRAAASHSKALSFDICEVNPAVDEQGRTVKLGAYLTNEAIMAILGRDNDDIGT
- a CDS encoding PocR ligand-binding domain-containing protein, with the translated sequence MTSRFHLDSIIDMEKWQTLQDSLSLVTKMAVITTDYKGVPVTKHSHCQSFCQAIRRDEALSPYCQKCDARGGLEAVRLNKPYIYLCHFNIVDIAIPIIVHNQYMGAIMAGQVKLRDNPMDLEQIVTRPSNAVANAKFRTLEQDYDSLPVLSYDEVVTISEMLYHLCNYIVEEAIHKNATIDMYRQALTGNNPIIDSLADHAFRNIQTMKSELENTLLNSHINSMTQQRTEASNPILQPAFDYIYSHKSENVKLADMAVLCHVSPSYFSRIFTKETGENFSVFIPRLKMEWAKQLLETTELSVSQISNDLGFSEPSYFIKTFKKFERITPARYRQIYQR